One region of Tachysurus vachellii isolate PV-2020 chromosome 11, HZAU_Pvac_v1, whole genome shotgun sequence genomic DNA includes:
- the lrrc47 gene encoding leucine-rich repeat-containing protein 47, which yields MAEEKSAVWQEIEKAEKESRRELVLQGVAVDEKIKTSSGIHPRLYSLNLLNYLEISQCPSLYEIHENIKNLCHLQSLILCRNKISSVPKSIGELKSLKVLDLSVNELQVLPEEICSLSELTTLNVSCNNIAALPDGLSRCTKLSSVNVGKNALVCLPEGLYSSKLELLNTVIASENNIEQLSNDIHNLPSLKVLDLSNNKLSEIPFELADCPKLKDINFKGNKLKDKRLEKMVNGCQTKSVLEYLRVGGRGKGKGKQLDADGAEQSDRNRNVSKKKNAAKQRDKKGEVDAVDELQKMVVKILHVSDSSSAITVKVSPQVKDVRPYIVCCIVRGMNLKAGNALKRFLVAQTKLHDDICGKRTTATIATHDLSSLKGPLQYDAKPPDVLRIVPLGRKEMKAGDLLKMLQQEADEQRKQRKRQNVSGLHKYLQLLDGKDHYPCLVDADGHVISFPPITNSDRTKIKKTTSELFLEVTSSTSLQTCKDVMDLLIIKMAELNKFTFDNREEPCSDDETGTASYPATDCSASAELSVVQVKVVDEEGNLKVLYPSKTDLTSDVSHLYIIRQPASTEKP from the exons ATGGCGGAAGAGAAGTCGGCCGTGTGGCAAGAAattgaaaaagctgaaaaagaaaGCAGACGAGAGTTGGTTCTTCAAGGCGTTGCAGTGGAtgagaaaataaagacaagCTCTGGGATTCATCCACGACTTTATTCGCTGAACCTCCTCAACTACCTAGAAATCAGTCAATGTCCGAGTCTGTATGAGATCCATGAAAACATTAAGAACCTGTGTCACCTGCAGAGCCTCATCCTCTGCAGGAACAAGATCTCATCAGTACCTAAAAGTATCGGAGAGCTAAAGTCGCTGAAAGTCTTGGACTTGTCAGTGAACGAGCTGCAGGTTTTACCTGAGGAGATTTGTTCACTAAGTGAGCTCACCACGCTGAATGTGAGCTGTAACAACATCGCTGCTCTTCCGGACGGGTTAAGCCGGTGCACCAAGCTGTCTAGCGTCAACGTGGGGAAAAACGCGCTGGTTTGTCTTCCTGAAGGCCTTTATTCCTCCAAACTGGAGTTACTCAATACTGTCATAGCGTCAGAAAACAACATCGAGCAATTAAGCAATGACATCCACAACCTACCGTCGCTTAAG GTGTTGGACCTTTCCAACAACAAGCTTAGTGAAATCCCATTCGAGCTGGCTGACTGCCCCAAGCTGAAGGACATCAACTTCAAGGGAAACAAGTTGAAGGACAAGCGGCTGGAGAAGATGGTGAATGGCTGCCAGACGAAGTCGGTGCTGGAATACCTGAGAGTGGGGGGACGAGGGAAAGGAAAGGGCAAGCAGCTTGATGCAGATGGTGCTGAGCAGAGTGACCGGAATCGTAACGTCTCCAAAAAGAAGAATGCTGCTAAACAGAGGGATAAAAAGGGGGAAGTGGATGCAGTGGATGAGTTGCAGAAAATGGTTGTTAAAATCCTTCATGTATCTGATTCCTCCTCTGCCATAACGGTTAAAGTCTCCCCTCAAGTGAAGGATGTGCGTCCATACATCGTTTGCTGCATAGTCAGAGGCATGAATCTGAAAGCAGGGAATGCGCTTAAGAGGTTCTTGGTAGCTCAG ACCAAACTTCATGATGACATTTGTGGCAAAAGGACAACAGCTACTATTGCAACTCATGACCTGAGCTCACTGAAAGGCCCTCTACAGTATGATGCCAAACCTCCTGATGTTCTGAGG ATAGTTCCTTTGGGTCGTAAGGAGATGAAGGCTGGTGACCTGCTGAAGATGCTCCAGCAAGAAGCAGATGAACAGAGGAAACAGAGAAAACGTCAAAATGTGTCAGGTCTTCACAA GTACCTTCAACTGTTGGATGGAAAAGATCATTACCCTTGCCTGGTTGATGCTGATGGTCATGTGATCTCATTTCCTCCAATCACAAACAGTGACAGGACAAAG ATAAAAAAGACAACCAGTGAGCTTTTCCTAGAGGTCACAAGCTCTACAAGTTTACAAACCTGTAAGGATGTCATGGACCTGCTCATTATA AAAATGGCAGAGCTGAATAAGTTTACCTTTGACAATAGAGAGGAGCCCTGTTCAGATGACGAGACAGGCACCGCCTCTTACCCAGCGACAGACTGCTCGGCCTCAGCTGAATTGAGTGTGGTGCAGGTGAAGGTGGTGGATGAGGAGGGCAATCTGAAGGTCTTGTATCCATCCAAAACTGACCTGACCTCTGATGTCAGCCATCTGTACATTATCCGGCAACCAGCTTCAACCGAGAAGCCATGA
- the smim1 gene encoding small integral membrane protein 1 isoform X2: MESDEATVQYNRWNEDNINMNVAASQSSSNGIYNKLCTGQLGVVVRVAGSLAVMASMYILGYVTGYYVHKC; encoded by the exons ATGGAGTCTGATGAagctactgtacagtacaacCGATGGAATGAAGATAACATCAACATGAACGTAGCTGCTTCTCAGTCGAGTTCGAATGg GATCTATAACAAACTATGCACGGGGCAGCTGGGCGTGGTTGTGAGAGTGGCAGGATCGCTGGCTGTAATGGCTTCTATGTACATTCTTGGCTATGTCACCGGATACTACGTCCATAAATGCTGA
- the mad2l2 gene encoding mitotic spindle assembly checkpoint protein MAD2B, with protein sequence MATLTRQDLNFGQVVADILCEFLEVAIHLILYVREVYPSGIFQKRKKYNVPVQMSCHPELNQYIQDTLQCVKPLIEKNEAEKIVVVIMDKEHHPVERFVFEISQPPLLSISSDTLLSHVEQLLRAVILKISVCDAVLDNNPPGCTFTVLVYTRESATRNMEKVQVIKDFPWIVADEQEILMQDPRLIPLKTMTSDIVKMQLYVEERAHKGQQA encoded by the exons ATGGCAACTCTTACAAGACAGGACTTGAACTTCGGTCAAG TGGTGGCTGATATTCTGTGTGAGTTTCTGGAGGTGGCCATTCACCTCATCCTGTATGTCAGAGAAGTTTATCCATCCGGAATTTTCCAAAAGAGGAAGAAATACAATGTACCTGTACAG ATGTCATGTCACCCTGAGCTGAATCAGTACATCCAGGACACACTTCAGTGTGTTAAACCACTTATTGAGAAG AATGAGGCAGAGAAAATTGTGGTAGTAATCATGGATAAAGAACACCACCCAGTGGAGAGGTTTGTGTTTGAGATCTCCCAGCCTCCTTTGCTGTCTATCAG CTCTGATACACTTCTGTCTCATGTGGAGCAGCTACTAAGAGCTGTCATCCtgaaaatcagtgtgtgtgatgctgtttTAGACAACAACCCTCCAG GATGCACATTTACTGTTCTAGTTTACACCAGAGAATCTGCCACTAGAAACATGGAGAAAGTTCAGGTGATCAAG gacTTTCCCTGGATTGTTGCAGATGAGCAGGAAATCCTCATGCAGGATCCCAGACTCATCCCTCTGAAAACGATGACCTCCGATATAGTAAAG ATGCAACTTTATGTGGAGGAACGCGCACACAAGGGACAACAAGcatga
- the LOC132853625 gene encoding tumor necrosis factor receptor superfamily member 14-like, with protein sequence MRLYAVYPVILKLINVMSCTACNTAEYEIHGECCPMCAPGHHVFKHCNSQLGTQCKTCTGSTYTDAPNGLTACLPCAVCDEGNGLHVKHKCLYTSDAHCEPLTGYYCIETQGESCRKAKQHSTCVPGQYIYQNGTSLLDTMCKDCSEETYSDGLFMHCKPHTKCESLGQITITQGTQSSDAVCSHIPSHLGLIIGILVPSLLVLVILSVLLWVKKRKNSSFYL encoded by the exons ATGCGTTTATATGCCGTATATCCAGTAATACTGAAGCTCATTAATGTAATGAGCTGCACAGCATGCAACACTGCAGAGTATGAAATTCATGGAGAATGCTGTCCAATGTGTGCTCCTG GTCACCATGTGTTTAAACACTGCAACAGTCAGTTAGGGACGCAGTGTAAAACGTGTACTGGATCAACCTACACTGATGCTCCGAATGGACTGACGGCATGTCTtccctgtgctgtgtgtgatgaag GTAATGGATTACATGTAAAACATAAGTGTTTGTACACTTCAGATGCACACTGTGAGCCTTTGACAGGATATTATTGTATAGAAACTCAGGGTGAGAGCTGCAGAAAAGCCAAACAGCACTCCACCTGCGTTCCTGGACAATACATCTACCAGAACG GAACATCATTGTTGGATACAATGTGTAAGGACTGCTCAGAGGAGACATATTCAGATGGTTTATTTATGCACTGCAAACCACATACAAA ATGTGAGTCTTTGGGGCAGATAACAATCACACAAGGAACACAGTCGAGTGATGCAGTGTGCAGCCATATACCGTCACATCTGGGCCTCATCATTGGGATTTTGGTGCCATCTTTATTGGTGCTGGTCATCTTGAGCGTTTTACTTTgggtaaaaaaaaggaaaaattcatCATTTTACCtgtga
- the smim1 gene encoding small integral membrane protein 1 isoform X1 translates to MVLSLYTHKTWVGEMESDEATVQYNRWNEDNINMNVAASQSSSNGIYNKLCTGQLGVVVRVAGSLAVMASMYILGYVTGYYVHKC, encoded by the exons ATGGTA ttGTCTCTATACACTCACAAAACGTGGGTAGGAGAGATGGAGTCTGATGAagctactgtacagtacaacCGATGGAATGAAGATAACATCAACATGAACGTAGCTGCTTCTCAGTCGAGTTCGAATGg GATCTATAACAAACTATGCACGGGGCAGCTGGGCGTGGTTGTGAGAGTGGCAGGATCGCTGGCTGTAATGGCTTCTATGTACATTCTTGGCTATGTCACCGGATACTACGTCCATAAATGCTGA